Proteins encoded by one window of Nisaea sp.:
- the ihfB gene encoding integration host factor subunit beta — protein MTKSELIMRLAEANPHLYQRDVERIVSAIFDEISDALASGDRVELRGFGAFSVKKRDARVGRNPRTGDSVPVQEKFVPFFKTGKQLRDRINDG, from the coding sequence ATGACCAAATCTGAGTTGATCATGCGTCTTGCCGAGGCAAACCCTCACCTTTACCAACGTGACGTAGAGCGGATTGTCTCCGCTATCTTCGACGAGATCTCCGATGCCCTTGCCAGTGGCGATCGCGTTGAACTCCGCGGTTTCGGCGCATTTTCCGTGAAAAAGCGCGATGCCCGCGTCGGCCGGAACCCGCGCACCGGAGATTCAGTCCCGGTTCAGGAAAAGTTCGTGCCCTTCTTCAAAACCGGCAAGCAACTGCGCGACCGGATCAACGACGGTTAA
- a CDS encoding LapA family protein — protein sequence MARRSFIAKTMSMLIGLPVALVIVLFAISNRHLVEVGFWPLPVIVEVPAYILGLCTMAFGFILGVVATWISGGSTRHRARLAEGKARRLEEDLDHKAHEVEDLRKALPAPEKR from the coding sequence ATGGCCCGCAGATCCTTCATCGCAAAAACAATGAGCATGCTGATCGGCCTACCGGTCGCGCTGGTCATCGTCCTGTTCGCGATCTCCAATCGTCATCTTGTCGAGGTCGGCTTCTGGCCTCTACCGGTCATCGTCGAGGTGCCAGCCTATATTCTCGGTCTGTGCACGATGGCGTTCGGCTTCATCCTCGGCGTCGTCGCCACCTGGATCAGCGGCGGCTCGACCCGTCACCGGGCGCGCCTGGCCGAAGGCAAGGCGCGCCGGCTGGAAGAGGACCTCGATCACAAGGCGCACGAAGTCGAGGATCTCCGGAAAGCCCTGCCGGCTCCGGAAAAACGCTGA
- a CDS encoding phosphoribosylanthranilate isomerase: protein MDVKICGLKTPEAVEAAAASGASHIGLNFFPPSPRSITPEAAADLVAHVPDGVKVVALVVDADDALLQAIRDAAHPDIFQLHGTESPNRVREIKARFGVSVMKAIRVADAADARSAEAYDGIADLILFDAKPPKDKDKLPGGNGLIFDWMALKAYKGTTPWMLAGGLDASNVAEAIRVTGAKAVDTASGAEDAQGEKNPDRIRAFVSAALQAQ from the coding sequence ATGGATGTCAAAATCTGCGGGCTGAAAACGCCGGAAGCCGTCGAGGCCGCCGCCGCCTCCGGAGCCAGCCACATCGGTCTGAATTTCTTTCCGCCCTCCCCGCGCTCGATCACGCCGGAAGCAGCGGCGGACCTCGTCGCCCACGTCCCGGACGGGGTGAAGGTCGTCGCCCTCGTGGTCGATGCCGACGACGCGCTTCTCCAGGCTATCCGGGATGCAGCCCATCCGGACATCTTCCAGCTACACGGCACGGAGAGCCCCAATCGGGTGCGGGAAATCAAGGCGCGTTTCGGCGTATCGGTCATGAAGGCCATCCGGGTCGCCGATGCGGCGGACGCGCGCAGCGCCGAAGCCTATGACGGGATCGCCGACCTTATCCTGTTCGATGCCAAGCCGCCGAAAGACAAGGACAAGCTGCCCGGCGGCAACGGGCTTATTTTCGACTGGATGGCACTCAAGGCCTACAAGGGCACCACGCCCTGGATGCTGGCTGGCGGGCTTGATGCGTCGAACGTTGCCGAAGCCATCCGGGTGACCGGTGCGAAAGCCGTCGATACCGCCTCCGGTGCCGAGGATGCACAGGGTGAGAAGAACCCGGACAGGATCCGGGCCTTCGTCAGTGCCGCTTTACAGGCACAATAG